Proteins co-encoded in one Haladaptatus sp. ZSTT2 genomic window:
- a CDS encoding VOC family protein, whose amino-acid sequence MSKTQTSHISALTHVSLVVADQQAALEFYTEKLGFEKKMDMPMMDNDSDDRWITVGVPGQDVEIALQAIGWFDGRDEEKLRPLVGNNAMLAFSVDDCQATYEDLKERGVEFVSEPTEQDYGTEAIASDMEGNELLFFQPPESQ is encoded by the coding sequence ATGAGCAAGACCCAAACAAGCCATATTTCAGCACTCACACACGTCTCGTTAGTCGTCGCTGACCAGCAAGCCGCCCTCGAGTTTTACACCGAGAAACTCGGCTTCGAGAAGAAGATGGACATGCCGATGATGGACAACGACAGCGACGACCGGTGGATTACGGTCGGCGTGCCCGGCCAAGACGTCGAAATCGCGCTGCAGGCCATTGGCTGGTTCGACGGCCGCGACGAGGAGAAACTCCGCCCGCTCGTCGGGAACAACGCGATGCTGGCGTTCTCGGTCGATGACTGTCAGGCGACCTACGAGGACCTGAAAGAACGCGGCGTCGAGTTCGTCTCGGAGCCGACGGAACAAGACTACGGCACGGAAGCCATCGCGAGCGATATGGAGGGCAACGAGCTGTTGTTCTTCCAGCCGCCCGAATCGCAGTAA
- a CDS encoding dodecin family protein — MTAVKIIKVLGTSSESWEAAVKEAVKQAAASVDDIHGVEVEDWTADVENGEIVNYKATVEIAFPVHHEL, encoded by the coding sequence ATGACCGCTGTTAAAATCATCAAAGTGCTTGGCACATCGAGCGAATCGTGGGAAGCCGCCGTCAAAGAAGCCGTCAAACAGGCCGCCGCGTCGGTCGATGACATCCACGGCGTCGAAGTCGAAGACTGGACGGCAGACGTAGAAAACGGAGAGATTGTGAACTACAAGGCAACCGTCGAGATTGCCTTCCCGGTCCACCACGAGCTGTAG
- a CDS encoding cupredoxin domain-containing protein, whose product MDARQSTSTRRRYLKAAGAVVTVGLAGCVSTPGEPGGTTTTDATGDDLDDEHMDDEHMDDEHMDDGHMDGEGDEDTYAHGDIQIGEPMASVTVEMVGENGFHFLPHVVHIVPGGTVTWELVNSVHDTVAYHPDNGKPARIPAGTAPWRSPLISDPGETFAVTFEQEGVYDYFCTPHETFGMVGRVIVGTPDLDAEPAMAPPQDDLPAGAREEFERYNELTREAFDQHE is encoded by the coding sequence ATGGACGCACGACAATCGACCTCGACACGCCGACGCTACCTCAAAGCGGCCGGTGCGGTCGTCACTGTTGGTCTCGCAGGTTGTGTTTCGACTCCGGGCGAACCCGGAGGAACCACGACCACGGATGCAACCGGCGACGACCTCGACGATGAGCACATGGATGACGAGCACATGGATGACGAGCATATGGACGACGGCCACATGGATGGCGAGGGCGACGAGGATACATACGCCCACGGCGACATCCAGATTGGCGAGCCAATGGCGAGTGTGACCGTTGAAATGGTCGGAGAAAACGGCTTCCACTTCCTGCCCCACGTCGTCCACATCGTCCCCGGCGGAACGGTGACGTGGGAACTGGTCAACAGCGTCCACGACACGGTGGCATACCACCCGGACAACGGCAAGCCAGCGCGAATCCCGGCAGGCACAGCCCCGTGGCGAAGCCCACTCATCAGCGACCCCGGTGAGACGTTCGCGGTGACCTTCGAGCAAGAGGGCGTCTACGACTACTTCTGCACGCCACACGAGACGTTTGGGATGGTCGGACGCGTCATCGTTGGTACGCCCGACCTCGACGCTGAGCCAGCGATGGCCCCACCACAAGACGACCTCCCGGCGGGCGCCCGCGAGGAGTTCGAACGGTACAACGAACTGACCCGTGAGGCGTTCGACCAGCACGAATAG
- a CDS encoding CrcB family protein has protein sequence MSRDHPLATVEALALIALGGFAGANLRYATSTVLPGLPGTLVVNVVGSLLLGFFVYEQRFLGVFSGPMRLAITTGFLSSLTTYSTFAVQTALSPELALVNVVANYALGFAAVFVGRLVAKSLPGARIGTKEVEM, from the coding sequence ATGAGTCGAGACCACCCGCTCGCCACGGTTGAGGCCCTGGCGCTCATCGCGCTCGGTGGCTTCGCCGGGGCGAACCTGCGCTATGCGACGAGTACGGTGCTGCCGGGGCTTCCGGGCACCCTCGTCGTGAACGTGGTGGGGAGTCTGTTGCTCGGCTTTTTCGTCTACGAACAGCGGTTTCTTGGCGTCTTCTCCGGACCGATGCGCCTCGCCATCACGACTGGGTTTCTCTCCTCGCTCACGACGTACTCGACGTTCGCGGTGCAGACGGCGCTGTCGCCCGAACTCGCGCTCGTGAACGTGGTGGCGAACTACGCGCTCGGCTTCGCGGCGGTATTCGTGGGACGGCTGGTCGCAAAATCACTGCCCGGCGCGCGCATCGGAACGAAGGAGGTGGAAATGTGA
- the crcB gene encoding fluoride efflux transporter CrcB: MNPAYLVGIGGAFGAMARFLVAGRVPEGRLPYGTLTVNVIGSFVLGTLTFVGVSDDAMLLVGTGACGAFTTFSSFSVETSLLWERGHRLRAAMNAGGSLLACLAAIGLGWLVASLL, encoded by the coding sequence GTGAATCCCGCGTATCTCGTCGGGATTGGCGGCGCATTCGGGGCGATGGCGCGCTTTCTCGTCGCCGGGCGCGTGCCCGAAGGTCGACTCCCATACGGCACGCTCACCGTGAACGTCATCGGGAGTTTCGTCCTCGGGACGCTCACGTTCGTCGGCGTGTCTGACGACGCGATGCTCCTCGTCGGAACCGGCGCGTGTGGGGCATTCACGACGTTTTCGTCGTTCTCGGTCGAAACAAGCTTATTGTGGGAGCGCGGCCACCGGCTGCGGGCAGCGATGAACGCCGGAGGGAGCCTTCTCGCCTGTCTCGCGGCGATTGGCCTCGGCTGGCTCGTCGCCTCACTCCTCTGA
- a CDS encoding lycopene cyclase domain-containing protein gives MMPNIGVFGPYTYLFTELLWGVVALALLWYSNAWRDAARTIAVLYPFAYVWDWYTLTVGVFSIPLRTGIDLLGIPVEEHIFMLIVPAMVVGAHETLKKRFGSSEE, from the coding sequence ATGATGCCGAACATTGGTGTGTTCGGGCCGTATACATATCTTTTCACAGAACTGCTCTGGGGAGTGGTCGCGCTCGCGCTTCTCTGGTACTCAAATGCGTGGCGCGACGCCGCGCGAACCATCGCGGTTCTCTATCCGTTTGCGTACGTCTGGGACTGGTATACGCTCACTGTGGGTGTGTTTTCGATTCCGCTCAGAACCGGCATCGACCTACTTGGCATTCCCGTCGAAGAACACATCTTCATGCTCATTGTCCCCGCGATGGTCGTCGGGGCACACGAAACGCTCAAAAAACGCTTCGGCAGCTCAGAGGAGTGA
- a CDS encoding CBS domain-containing protein — protein sequence MDIADIATNDFVEVDVDQRLSKVRSIFERENPKGIIVTNGDEYAGLVTQRELLQSHVEDSTKVAALMKSAPKVERTTNIRDVARMLVEGGTKVAPVFEDDALWGIVTADAILEAVLENLDVLTVDQIYTDDTVTVHESDRVGQAINLLREHGVSRLPVVDDDGHLTGMVTTHDIVDFVVRDMNKATLGERSGDIERMLDLPVYDIMNSPVRTITLGASVRDAVSGMLENNYAGLVVTPEENDRLIAGVLTKTDVLRALSYTEEEHLDVQITNINLLETLSRDEIRESIEAVIQKYQRMTVHHAHVRFHEHKEKLRGTPLIQCQIRIRSDRGQVAGSGEGYGAENAFYVALDKLERNVIEMKDMRSDEIYKGQLLRKLGEL from the coding sequence ATGGATATTGCTGACATTGCCACTAACGATTTTGTCGAGGTCGACGTCGACCAGCGACTGAGTAAAGTGCGGTCAATTTTCGAACGGGAGAACCCAAAGGGTATCATCGTCACGAACGGCGACGAATACGCCGGTCTTGTGACCCAGCGCGAGTTGCTCCAGTCACACGTCGAAGACTCGACGAAAGTGGCCGCGCTGATGAAATCTGCCCCGAAAGTCGAACGAACGACCAACATCCGCGATGTCGCGCGGATGCTCGTCGAAGGCGGGACGAAAGTCGCCCCCGTCTTCGAAGACGACGCTCTCTGGGGCATCGTCACCGCGGATGCTATCTTAGAAGCCGTCCTCGAAAATCTGGACGTGCTTACTGTTGACCAGATTTACACCGACGACACCGTCACCGTCCACGAGTCAGACCGTGTCGGGCAGGCCATCAACCTCCTGCGCGAACACGGCGTCTCGCGTCTCCCCGTGGTCGATGACGACGGTCATCTCACTGGGATGGTGACGACCCACGACATCGTCGATTTCGTCGTCCGCGACATGAACAAAGCCACCCTTGGCGAGCGCTCTGGCGACATAGAGCGCATGCTCGACCTCCCCGTCTACGACATCATGAACAGCCCCGTGCGGACGATTACGCTCGGCGCGTCGGTTCGTGACGCCGTCTCTGGAATGCTCGAAAACAACTACGCAGGCCTCGTGGTCACGCCAGAAGAGAACGACCGCCTCATCGCTGGCGTCCTAACCAAAACCGACGTGCTCCGCGCACTATCCTACACGGAGGAAGAACACTTAGACGTCCAAATCACCAACATCAACCTGCTCGAAACGCTGAGCCGCGACGAAATTCGCGAAAGCATCGAAGCCGTCATCCAGAAGTACCAGCGGATGACCGTCCATCACGCCCACGTTCGCTTCCACGAGCACAAGGAGAAACTCCGCGGCACGCCGCTCATCCAGTGCCAGATTCGGATTCGGTCAGATCGTGGGCAGGTCGCTGGCTCCGGCGAAGGCTACGGTGCAGAGAACGCCTTCTACGTCGCCCTCGACAAGCTCGAACGCAACGTCATCGAGATGAAAGACATGCGTTCTGACGAAATCTACAAAGGGCAGTTGCTGCGGAAGCTCGGCGAATTATAG
- the radB gene encoding DNA repair and recombination protein RadB, with translation MGVSNAPVPTGCGPVDTLLGGGFERGTVTQLYGPPAAGKTNLALAAAVETAAAGRTVLYIDTEGLSIDRFQQLAKAKGEDVSDLASRIIISEAHDFAEQEAAVRDATDLASRADLIVLDSATGFYRLERTTEEEGESLRKVARQMTHLLSLARKHDLAVVITNQVFTDPDGDSARPLGGHTLAHWTGTVLRLDRFRGGNRRVTIEKHRAKPTGETARFQITQDGLVGVDEL, from the coding sequence ATGGGTGTGTCAAACGCGCCCGTTCCGACCGGCTGTGGCCCCGTCGATACTCTCCTCGGCGGCGGCTTTGAGCGCGGCACCGTCACGCAACTGTACGGCCCGCCGGCCGCCGGGAAGACCAATCTCGCGCTCGCCGCGGCCGTCGAAACAGCCGCCGCCGGACGGACGGTGCTCTACATCGATACGGAAGGCCTCTCCATCGACCGATTCCAACAACTGGCGAAAGCCAAGGGCGAAGACGTTTCTGACCTCGCCTCGCGCATCATCATCTCAGAAGCCCACGATTTCGCAGAACAGGAAGCCGCCGTCAGAGACGCGACCGACCTCGCCTCGCGTGCAGACCTCATTGTCCTCGACAGCGCGACCGGCTTCTACCGCTTAGAACGGACGACCGAAGAAGAAGGTGAGTCGCTGAGAAAAGTCGCGCGCCAGATGACGCACCTACTCTCGCTCGCCCGCAAACACGACCTCGCCGTCGTCATCACGAATCAGGTGTTCACTGACCCGGACGGCGACTCGGCGCGCCCGCTCGGCGGCCACACGCTCGCCCACTGGACGGGCACGGTGCTCCGCCTTGACCGATTCCGTGGCGGCAACCGTCGAGTCACCATCGAGAAACACCGCGCGAAACCGACCGGTGAAACGGCGCGCTTCCAGATTACCCAAGACGGGCTTGTCGGCGTAGACGAGTTGTAA
- the larC gene encoding nickel pincer cofactor biosynthesis protein LarC, which yields MRTVAFDGRMGASGDMLLGALLAAGANEAALAPVTETLDIRYDCHIVDKNGIAATKVDVLLTDEDARRAHEDAEGYDHGEGHSHDHTHAHDHGHTHEHSHPHDHSDDHTHAEGAGPNRTYAEVIDIVESMNLSAFVEADAKAVFRILGEAEATVHDAPLEDTHFHEVGADDAIADVVGACLLIADLAPDQVLTTPLAVGGGEADMAHGTYPIPTPAVVEIAAQADWELQGGPVEAELLTPTGAAILAHFARGIDSLPAMNLEQSGYGAGGWTFPERPNVLRALVGEARGGLVPEAITVLETNLDDAPPEVLGGLQETLTAVGARDVSIVPVTMKKARPGHLVKVIVRAEEAARVAQKLAEETGTLGIREMVARHRWTAKRRFETATLDIEGHSYEVSVKLASDADDTLYDVSAEYDDAALVAEKTGLPIREIMRRAEAAVRDA from the coding sequence ATGCGAACAGTTGCGTTCGACGGACGAATGGGCGCGAGCGGCGATATGCTCCTCGGAGCGTTGCTCGCCGCGGGCGCAAACGAGGCTGCCCTCGCCCCCGTCACCGAGACACTCGACATCCGCTATGACTGCCACATCGTCGATAAAAACGGTATCGCGGCGACGAAGGTGGACGTGTTGCTCACAGACGAGGACGCACGCCGCGCCCACGAGGACGCAGAGGGCTACGACCACGGCGAGGGGCACAGCCACGATCACACGCACGCGCACGACCACGGGCACACGCATGAACACAGCCACCCTCACGACCACAGCGACGACCACACGCACGCAGAAGGCGCAGGCCCGAACCGAACCTACGCCGAGGTCATCGACATTGTCGAGAGCATGAACCTCTCCGCGTTCGTCGAGGCGGACGCGAAAGCCGTCTTCCGCATCCTCGGTGAGGCAGAGGCAACCGTCCACGACGCCCCGCTCGAAGACACCCATTTCCACGAAGTCGGCGCGGATGACGCCATCGCGGACGTGGTCGGCGCGTGTCTTCTCATTGCCGACCTCGCCCCTGACCAAGTGCTGACGACGCCGCTCGCTGTGGGCGGCGGTGAAGCCGACATGGCCCACGGCACCTACCCCATTCCAACGCCCGCTGTGGTCGAAATCGCCGCGCAAGCCGACTGGGAACTGCAGGGCGGCCCCGTCGAAGCCGAACTGCTCACGCCGACCGGCGCGGCGATTCTCGCCCACTTCGCCCGCGGAATCGATTCCCTGCCTGCGATGAATCTCGAACAGTCGGGTTACGGGGCGGGCGGTTGGACGTTCCCAGAGCGGCCGAACGTCCTGCGCGCGCTCGTCGGTGAGGCTCGTGGTGGCCTCGTCCCCGAAGCCATCACCGTCCTCGAAACGAACCTCGACGACGCCCCGCCCGAGGTGCTCGGCGGCCTCCAAGAGACGCTCACCGCCGTCGGCGCACGCGATGTGAGTATCGTTCCCGTCACGATGAAGAAGGCTCGGCCCGGCCACCTCGTGAAGGTCATCGTTCGCGCCGAGGAAGCCGCCCGAGTCGCCCAGAAACTCGCAGAAGAGACGGGAACGCTCGGTATCCGAGAGATGGTCGCTCGCCACCGCTGGACGGCAAAACGCCGCTTCGAAACCGCCACACTCGACATCGAGGGCCATTCCTACGAAGTCTCGGTCAAACTCGCAAGCGACGCAGACGACACGCTCTACGACGTGAGCGCGGAGTACGATGACGCGGCCCTCGTTGCGGAGAAAACGGGTCTCCCAATCCGTGAAATCATGCGCCGGGCAGAGGCTGCGGTCAGGGACGCTTAA
- a CDS encoding CDC48 family AAA ATPase translates to MNEVQLEVAKAYPNDSGRGIARLDPDTLLHLKLSPGDIIQIEGGDVTAAKVWRADRQDWNTDTVRIDGFTRQNADVGIGERVTIRKAEAKKAEKLVLAPPEDASVQFGSDAAGMVKRQILKRPVVERDIVPVMSSTNHPFMRSPGQAIPLIAVETEPEGVVLITEDTEVELREEPISGFEKTGGGITYEDIGGLQQEIQRVREMVELPMKHPQIFKKLGIEPPQGVLLHGPPGTGKTLLAKAVANETSASFFSIAGPEIISKYYGESEQQLREIFEDAAEESPSIIFIDELDSIAPKREDVTGEVERRVVAQLLTMMDGLEARGNVIVIAATNRVDSVDPALRRPGRFDREIEIGVPDEEGRKEILQVHTRGMPLADDVSLDDLAEETHGFVGADIESLTKESAMKALRRYLPEIDLDEEDIPPSLIDRMIIKWSDFRGALAEVDPSAMREVLVELPKVNWKDVGGLEDAKQNVQESVEWPMNSPEKFTRMGIDPPAGVLLYGPPGTGKTLIAKAVANETNANFISVRGPQLLSKWVGESEKAIRQTFRKARQVAPTVIFFDELDSLAPSRGRDTGSNVSERVVNQLLTELDGLEDRGNVMVIAATNRPDMIDPALIRSGRFDRLVLIGEPSEDGREEILEIHTKNMPLAADVSLKEIAEITEGYVGSDLESIAREAAIQALREDSDADVVEMRHFRKAMENVRPTITDDMMEYFERIKDEFKGGAAEPTAGRHSRIGFQ, encoded by the coding sequence ATGAATGAAGTTCAACTTGAGGTCGCGAAAGCGTACCCAAATGACTCCGGTCGGGGCATCGCCCGCCTCGACCCGGACACGCTGTTGCATCTAAAGCTCAGCCCGGGCGACATCATCCAGATTGAGGGTGGCGACGTGACGGCGGCGAAGGTGTGGCGGGCGGACCGACAGGACTGGAACACCGATACGGTTCGCATCGACGGGTTCACTCGGCAGAACGCAGACGTGGGGATTGGCGAACGGGTCACCATCCGCAAAGCCGAGGCGAAAAAAGCAGAGAAACTGGTGCTCGCCCCGCCAGAAGACGCGAGCGTGCAGTTCGGCTCTGACGCCGCTGGCATGGTCAAACGCCAGATTCTGAAGCGTCCGGTCGTCGAACGCGACATCGTGCCCGTCATGTCGAGCACGAACCACCCGTTCATGCGCTCGCCCGGTCAGGCAATCCCGCTCATCGCCGTCGAGACAGAGCCTGAGGGCGTCGTCCTCATCACCGAGGACACGGAGGTCGAACTCCGCGAGGAACCGATCAGCGGCTTCGAGAAGACGGGCGGCGGCATCACCTACGAGGACATCGGTGGCCTCCAACAGGAGATTCAACGCGTCCGCGAGATGGTCGAGCTGCCGATGAAACACCCCCAGATTTTCAAGAAACTGGGCATCGAGCCGCCCCAGGGTGTCCTCCTCCACGGCCCACCCGGCACGGGGAAAACGCTGCTCGCAAAGGCCGTCGCAAACGAGACCAGCGCCAGCTTCTTCTCTATCGCTGGTCCCGAGATTATCTCGAAGTACTACGGTGAATCCGAGCAGCAACTGCGCGAAATCTTCGAAGACGCCGCAGAGGAGTCGCCCTCTATCATCTTCATCGACGAACTCGACTCCATCGCGCCAAAGCGCGAGGACGTGACCGGCGAAGTTGAACGCCGCGTCGTCGCCCAGTTGCTCACCATGATGGACGGGCTAGAGGCGCGGGGCAACGTCATCGTCATCGCCGCGACCAACCGCGTTGACTCGGTTGACCCAGCACTCCGCCGTCCCGGTCGCTTCGACCGCGAAATCGAGATCGGCGTCCCCGACGAGGAAGGCCGCAAGGAGATTCTGCAGGTCCACACGCGCGGCATGCCGCTCGCAGACGACGTGAGTCTCGATGACCTCGCAGAGGAGACCCACGGCTTCGTCGGCGCGGACATCGAATCGCTCACGAAGGAATCCGCGATGAAAGCCCTCCGGCGTTACCTGCCGGAGATTGACTTAGACGAAGAGGATATTCCCCCGTCGCTCATCGACCGCATGATTATCAAGTGGTCTGACTTCCGCGGTGCGCTCGCAGAGGTCGACCCCTCCGCGATGCGCGAAGTCCTTGTCGAGCTACCGAAGGTCAACTGGAAGGACGTCGGCGGCTTAGAGGACGCAAAGCAGAACGTGCAGGAGTCGGTCGAGTGGCCGATGAACTCCCCTGAGAAGTTCACCCGCATGGGTATCGACCCACCGGCGGGCGTGCTCCTCTACGGGCCGCCCGGCACGGGCAAGACGCTCATCGCCAAGGCCGTCGCAAACGAGACGAACGCGAACTTCATCTCGGTGCGCGGCCCGCAACTGCTCTCGAAGTGGGTCGGTGAGTCGGAGAAGGCCATCCGGCAAACCTTCCGCAAGGCGCGGCAGGTGGCCCCGACGGTCATCTTCTTCGACGAACTCGACAGCCTCGCGCCAAGCCGTGGCCGCGACACGGGCTCGAACGTCTCAGAGCGCGTCGTGAACCAACTGCTCACGGAACTCGACGGACTTGAAGACCGCGGCAACGTCATGGTCATCGCCGCGACCAACCGCCCGGACATGATCGACCCCGCGCTCATTCGCTCTGGTCGGTTCGACCGCCTCGTGCTCATCGGCGAGCCAAGCGAGGACGGCCGCGAGGAAATCTTAGAGATTCACACGAAGAACATGCCACTCGCCGCCGACGTGAGCCTAAAAGAGATTGCAGAAATCACCGAGGGCTACGTCGGCTCCGACCTCGAATCCATCGCGCGCGAAGCCGCCATCCAAGCACTGCGCGAGGATTCGGACGCAGACGTCGTGGAGATGCGCCACTTCCGCAAGGCGATGGAGAACGTCCGCCCGACTATCACCGACGACATGATGGAGTACTTCGAGCGCATCAAAGACGAGTTCAAGGGCGGCGCAGCAGAGCCAACGGCGGGTCGTCACAGCCGTATTGGCTTCCAGTAG
- a CDS encoding putative quinol monooxygenase codes for MADPIVFRSTHRIKAGKATEYKELVQSVTKQLEQEKPGTVVHLSYFNEDETEVTTIHVFPDAAAMDAHMGGVDNRVKKAAELLEFKTFEVFGEPTEEALAVLERTPGATISHVPNFIGGYLRPGATRPAA; via the coding sequence ATGGCAGACCCAATTGTATTCAGAAGCACGCACCGAATCAAGGCCGGCAAAGCCACCGAGTACAAGGAACTCGTCCAATCGGTGACGAAGCAGTTAGAACAGGAAAAGCCCGGAACCGTCGTGCACCTCTCGTACTTCAACGAAGACGAGACCGAAGTGACCACGATTCACGTGTTCCCGGATGCGGCCGCGATGGACGCCCACATGGGAGGAGTCGATAACCGCGTGAAGAAGGCCGCTGAACTCCTCGAATTCAAAACATTCGAAGTGTTCGGTGAACCAACCGAGGAGGCACTCGCCGTCCTGGAACGGACGCCCGGGGCTACGATTAGCCACGTTCCGAACTTCATTGGTGGGTATCTCAGACCCGGAGCGACTCGACCCGCAGCGTAG
- a CDS encoding plastocyanin/azurin family copper-binding protein, with protein MHIDFPEGMEDTNPPFFHFEPTGLHVEPGDIVRFNFTTPDHTITALHNGHGRQQRVPEGVPPFSSPIINIGGFWLYQFDVEGLYDIVCAPHELFGMAMRIVVGDLAEGDVPAYEDDFVGDDPEMFRPPISKEEIEFFLNAFGQQECVWPFLTSTDVLSTDALDPDVIQTEGSVPFSDVAAELGYE; from the coding sequence TTGCACATCGACTTCCCAGAGGGGATGGAGGATACGAATCCACCGTTCTTCCACTTTGAGCCGACCGGACTACACGTCGAGCCTGGAGACATCGTTCGGTTCAACTTTACCACGCCTGACCACACGATAACAGCGCTCCACAATGGACACGGCCGCCAACAGCGCGTTCCAGAAGGTGTACCACCGTTCTCCTCGCCGATTATTAACATCGGCGGATTCTGGCTCTACCAGTTCGACGTGGAAGGACTGTACGACATCGTCTGTGCGCCACACGAACTTTTCGGGATGGCAATGCGTATCGTGGTGGGAGACCTCGCGGAAGGCGACGTGCCAGCCTACGAAGACGACTTCGTCGGCGACGATCCGGAGATGTTCCGCCCACCGATCAGCAAAGAAGAAATCGAGTTCTTTCTCAACGCCTTCGGCCAACAAGAATGCGTGTGGCCGTTTCTCACGTCCACTGACGTTCTTTCTACTGACGCCCTCGACCCGGACGTTATCCAGACGGAGGGTTCAGTTCCGTTCAGCGACGTGGCTGCGGAACTCGGATACGAGTAA
- the phoU gene encoding phosphate signaling complex protein PhoU, which produces MARETFQEQLGELREDVLYMSEVVLERLRMGLDALEQKDHDLAHEVIDGDDEVNQLYLDLEQDCIDLIALQQPVASDLRFIASSFKIITDLERIADLATNLGNYTLTASRDMFPEVDIQEIGSLTLDMVEDAMDAYAENDAEATYEISERDDDLDALCERASSLVVRDLIETEIDDTTSEKEVETLMQDVSRLLLTIRDLERVGDHAVNISARTLYMVENDDTLIY; this is translated from the coding sequence ATGGCACGGGAAACGTTTCAAGAACAACTAGGCGAACTGCGCGAAGACGTCCTCTACATGAGCGAAGTCGTCCTCGAACGCCTCCGCATGGGGCTCGACGCGCTCGAACAGAAAGACCACGACCTCGCCCACGAAGTCATCGACGGCGACGACGAGGTCAACCAGCTCTATCTCGACTTAGAACAGGACTGTATCGACCTGATTGCCCTCCAGCAACCGGTCGCCTCAGACCTGCGCTTTATCGCCTCTTCGTTCAAGATTATCACCGACTTAGAACGCATCGCAGACCTCGCAACCAACCTCGGGAACTACACGCTCACCGCCTCGCGAGACATGTTCCCCGAAGTGGACATCCAAGAGATTGGCTCGCTTACCCTCGACATGGTCGAAGACGCCATGGACGCCTACGCGGAGAATGACGCGGAAGCGACCTACGAAATCTCAGAGCGTGACGACGACCTAGACGCCCTCTGCGAGCGCGCCTCCAGTCTCGTGGTGCGCGACCTCATCGAGACCGAAATCGACGACACGACGAGCGAGAAAGAAGTCGAGACGCTCATGCAGGACGTCTCGCGTCTCCTGCTCACCATCCGCGACTTAGAGCGCGTTGGCGACCACGCCGTCAACATCTCGGCCCGGACGCTCTACATGGTCGAGAACGACGATACGCTCATCTACTGA
- the pstB gene encoding phosphate ABC transporter ATP-binding protein PstB: protein MSQENMTSNEEVETDDPTNDEMLLETDVTAGLSGSTAGDARAVVEARDVNVFYNDDQALQNIDLAIPEKQVTALIGPSGCGKSTFLRCINRMNDLIDAARVEGELLLDGKNVYDDDVDPVALRRRVGMVFQHPNPFPKSIYDNVAYGLKIQGKTDNMDEKVENALKAAALWEEVKDRLDESGLELSGGQQQRLCIARAIAVDPEVILMDEPASALDPVATSQIEDLIEELSEKYTVIIVTHNMQQAARISDKTAVFLTGGELVEFDDTNKIFENPESQRVEDYITGKFG, encoded by the coding sequence ATGTCACAAGAGAATATGACTTCGAACGAAGAGGTAGAGACAGACGACCCAACCAACGACGAGATGTTGTTGGAGACCGACGTCACCGCCGGGCTCTCAGGCTCCACGGCTGGAGACGCCCGCGCCGTCGTCGAAGCACGCGACGTGAACGTGTTCTACAACGACGACCAAGCGCTCCAGAACATCGACCTCGCCATCCCCGAAAAGCAGGTCACAGCGCTCATTGGCCCCTCCGGCTGTGGGAAGTCAACCTTCCTGCGCTGTATCAACCGGATGAACGACCTCATCGACGCCGCTCGCGTTGAAGGCGAGCTGTTGCTCGACGGCAAGAACGTCTACGACGACGATGTCGACCCCGTCGCGCTCCGTCGGCGCGTCGGCATGGTGTTCCAGCACCCAAACCCGTTTCCAAAGAGCATCTACGACAACGTCGCCTACGGCCTAAAGATTCAGGGCAAAACCGACAACATGGACGAGAAAGTCGAGAACGCCCTCAAGGCCGCCGCGCTCTGGGAGGAGGTCAAAGACCGACTCGATGAGTCCGGCCTCGAACTCTCGGGCGGGCAACAACAGCGCCTGTGTATCGCTCGCGCCATCGCGGTTGACCCCGAGGTCATCCTGATGGACGAGCCCGCAAGCGCGCTCGACCCCGTCGCAACCTCGCAAATCGAAGACCTCATCGAAGAGCTCTCAGAGAAGTACACCGTCATCATCGTCACCCACAACATGCAGCAGGCCGCCCGGATTTCGGACAAAACCGCGGTGTTCCTGACCGGTGGCGAACTCGTCGAATTCGATGACACGAACAAAATCTTCGAAAACCCAGAGAGTCAGCGGGTCGAAGATTACATCACGGGCAAGTTCGGATAA